AGAATAATTCAGCAACGTGGCACTATGTTAAAACATTTAGTTCTGACTTTAAGAGAAAGTGaaactgtaaaggaaaaagagtATCTATGACTTTAACATTagactttttcagaaatgtggaaaataacCAGTATTTATACATGGGCAAATTGTTATTATAAAAGAAAAGTTCTGTAGTGCCTATacattttgtgtgtttgttttctacATTATAATATTTGGCTTTTTGAATTTAAACCCCCTTTTTAATTTGGGCGAAAGAGAGGCTGGTTGGTGAGAGTCCAAGACAATGCAGTTTCTGAACTTGCGTCTAGTTTTTTCCCTGAACTGGCTGTTTTCACTTGGAATATCTCCTGCCCAAATAGGAAATGTTACTATATTGGAGAACAAAATTTGTGGAaggtttttcttcatgtttttgcAATGTTGTACATGTTGGAgggaaataattgttttcatgCGATAATCAACTCTATTTGTGGTGGAGGTAAATCTGGAGATACAGCTTGCACTGAATAAATCATCTACTTCTATCAGGGATAACTATGAGCAGGGAGGCGAGGAGGGTGGCTTTAGGGAGTAGTCTCAGGAAGCCAAGGTAGGAGTTGGAAGCAGGAGCTCCCAGTCTTCATGCTGAGTTCTGAGCTTAGCAAAATCAAGAGCTTCTGCACTTCAACGACAAATTACTGACCCATGAGTTAGTAATGGGGACTGCTGCTAAATATCCaaccttcatttttctctgttgagCTGAGAGAGGAGCAAGGTGGCAGGGGTACCGGTTTGCTGGACTGAGTATAAAGTAGTCACGAACAAGTTCTAGTTTGCAAACTgaaggcttttgcttttcagcagtagtttaaaaatatggaGTAAAGCTTTGAAAGAACCttttaaataaactgctttGTCTTATTTGCAGCTAGCTTGTTCACCTCCTTTGGTACCAGTACAATGCATTAGGTTCAACAGGTATCCTCTCcgcctttttatttttaagcagttacCACAGTCCTGTCTTAGCTTTTGGTGAACTAATAAACCAGGGTCTCTTCCCCTTGCCATCCTGTTGGCAAATGCTTTTGGTCACCCAAAACTCCTGTACCTGTCAGCTGCACTTTCACTTTCCTGAATGAGAAAGATTAGAATCATATATACACACAGCTTCAGATGCATTTCATAAAAGTGTTGTATGAAGCTGTAAATACCTTCCTGTTTCTTGTGGAAATAATTCTCCtcctatattaattttttagtttaggctttttttttcttttttttttttttacagcaccACTCACACTGTGTGACTCTTAAGCACTAGAGCTTgtcatttttcctcttgtagATTTCTAATAGATAACCATCTAGACTTTTCATGTTGAATGAGTGTTACTGATATTAATAACTACTGTTTTATACTATCTTGGTCTAATTTTGGTTTGATGATCATGATGAAAAGCAAACTCTTGATGCTGTTCCATTAGTAATGTTGGAAAATGAATGTGGTGGCTTAATATTTCAGCCTTCCTCTTTCTCACAATAGAGAATTGTACCACattaatgagaattttttttttttttccactagagTTTAATGGATTTAAATTTGCATCTAAGCCCTGAAATTTTCCTATGAATGATAGCTACCAAGTGGTTCATCAGGAATGTGACAAAAATTTTTTTACTAACTATGTCTCAAGTGCCAGTCAAATACAGCATATAGGAAGTAGCTTGTGTTCCTCCTGTGTCCAGTAGCAATTTGGAAATTGTCTGAGGGAAACAGttattttcagagaacagaaaatgtatCTATGCATGCATCAGAGCATTCCTAAGAGTTGGCACTAGAAACAAAGATGTCTTCATTGTGAAATATCCTTGTGCTAAATATGGAAACTTCTGTCCTTAGGTTATATTACAGTGTTTAGTAAGACATCATGGATGTTTCAGACTACATAATTGTGTTTTTCATGTTGTGACTTCCCTTCCTTAACAGTTTTATGATACATAAAAATGGTAGGCAGATGGTCTTCCTTGAGTGGTACACTTTGTAAAAAGTAAAGCAAGGTGAAGATTTGAGTTAAATACAAAAACTTCTAATATAAACTTCTTTACCATACCCTGTGTTTTgtgcatatatttaaatacatacaatTGGTGTTAAATGTTTAGAGTGCAAACTTTGTAGTGTCTGCGtatgtatattttgtttttaggtggttctcccctctcccctttcccaAAAGCAGAGACATCCATGATGATAAATACCTTTTTGGACCATAGCAAAACTTCTTTATCAACAGACAAGAAGACTATGTCATGAATACACACTATATTGGTAATTAAGTATATAAAACATGTGTCTGCAGTGATGATATATGTGGATCTGGCACCAATTGTTATCAACCAGACAGAAAATTAGGACCACGTCtaaaacatggaaaaagagTTTAGTAGTAAACTTAAGCTGTAGCTCTGTAAAGCTACTCTACCGCAGAAAGTCCAAGGAAACAATAGGCAGTAACTCAGTCTGCATTCTTATGAGGTATTTTCAGGCATtcctggtgtcctggtttcggctgggatggacttaaatttcttcttagtagctagtacagtactgtgttttggctatgatgtgagaacaatgttgataatgcactgatgttttcagttgttcctAGATAATTTTTATACAAAGTCAAGaattttttggggttttgggccgtgccagccagagggctggagaggcacaagagACTAAGAAGGGACACAGtgaggacagctgacctgaaccagccatAGAGGTATTCCATgccatgggacatcatgcttggtatagaaacttggagggttagctgggggggtcattgctcagggactgctTGAGCATCAGTTAGCAGGTGGcgagcagttgtactgtgcatcacttgttttcctttctcccttttcctttggattttgtcCTTTTCCCCAACTTCCCATTataattgttgttgttattgttattattattgctcttacctttttattctgtttaaattattaaatcttCTTATTTCAACCCTTGAGttctacattcctttccaattctcctccccacccctctgggtgcaggggagtgagcaagcggctggGTGGTACTTTGTTACTGGCCAGGATTAAACCACGACACCTGGGAATCAGTTTTATATTTTGTCTTCATGTAATGGATTACCATCCATAGTGATTCAGTTTTCTGGAATGCCTACCCTTGGATTGATACCCGATGTATTAAAAGTCACACAATACAGATAAACAGGCAGAACAAAGGCGCTTTAATATCTTGCAAGGATCTCTGCTAGATATTTATGTTCTACTGCCgagcagaaagaacagaaaaatactgactAATTTTTACTAGAACAATAATCAGGCATCCACCTGTAAACATGAGTGTAGgccaaaggaaagcaaaaaggaggCCTTTTGGGGGATAAAGTCTGCTTAAAATGACATTGGTCTGCGTTCCTCCTGGGTCATAGTAGCACGGGAAAGTCTGGTATTTTTTGAAATTGCTTGCAATTATTTCTATTCGTGCTTTAACTTCTTTAGAGTTCTCCGACTTGCCTGGGACGTACGAACACTGGAATAAGAAATCAAGGTGATTCATTATAATGGATACTCACAATTCAAGGTTTGTAGTTAAGCCAAATTGAGTAAAACAAACATGCTAGTACTGACAAAAACTTGTGTGGTTTGGCTAGTATCCAGGGTAATCATCTTGGTTTCCTTACGCACGTAACCCATTTGCCATGCTTCACTGTTTCTGTCAGTGTGTCTATGCCCCCAGTCTGCAGTTTTACAGATTGGAGTAATGTTGGAAACCAATAGTACGTATGTGCTTGAACTAAAACCGCAGTCTTTGAGACTGTCACTTCATTATTGCAGTGCCAAGTTTGGATTCCTAACAGAGCTTGTAGGCGCTACCACAGCAGAAATGTGTTAATTGTGCAGAAATTCACAACTGGCTTGTCAGTgtgcagaaaaatgaagttgctCTACTCTGCACCTCTGGTTGTAAGTAGCAGGAAAAGTAAGAGAGAGGCATGGCTGTTGGCAGCTTTCTACTTATCCTTGCAATGCAGAACTATCTTGACCTGTAGTAATAATGCAAAGTTATTTATACTTCAGTGGATATACTAATAGACTTCAAAGCAgtctttttgttgctgtaattCATAACAGTTTCTTTTATGCAACACTATTTTGCATACATAATAATGCTTAGGTGTCTTAAGATGGAAACTGGCCAAGGCAGAAAGGGTATGGTTCCCAACCTGAAGGTTTGTACTTGCAATAATGTAAACAGTAGGTAGGAAATCAGCTAATGGCTGCCTCTTGCAGTGAGCAAGGCTCTCATTTCAATCTACAGCAGATAATTTCTCCTTTGCCACTTCATTATATGTAGCTTTTCCTGAGATAGTTACTATAAAGACAGACATTAGCTagcaaaattttcttcatttcagtgttttatgcTACCAGGTTTGCACTGTGTGAAACTAATCTATATAATTTCTTTAAGAAGATGAACACTTGTAGTCTGAGGATGTTTGTTTTGGATTCTGAAAGTGCTTCAGTCTTGGGCATCCAAGatctgaatttcattttatgtcGCCTTAGAGAGAGTGTTGAGCAGCAGTAAGGTCTCTGAAATACTTCTGCTATTGGTACTGAACTGAACCTGACCTTCCTTGGACAGCATACTTGTTAGAGAGGTTCTGGTTGTGGGGGAGCAAGCCTAAAGATGTTGAGCTCTTTGATTCCCAAGGAGAAATAGTGGCAGGAACAAAACAATAACAtcctccttttccccccttccctaATTTTTCACACACCTCTAAAGCCAGCTTAATACTGTGCACCCACATTTCTGTCCCACCCACGGTCTACAATCATCCTCTGGGGAAGAGATTGCTAAAACAACTGGCCAAGGGACCTCTACTGTGATACGCAGCGCCTCTGCATTACACAGGTGCTTCCCACAGCATCACTCTCTTCTCCGTGACTCCAGGTTTCTGCTGCCATACTGGCCAGAAAGAGTTGCAAACCAAACCAAGGACAAACAAGTTTTCTGGGTGATTGTCTTCCAAAATTATGgatttgtttctcctttctgtctAAAATGTGCATAATTTCAGATGTTCCCAACAGCACCCTTATTTCCCCTTTCTTGGCTTTATTTCCTGCTTGATACCACCCACCTATAAAATAGAAGTAGAATTGGTATTTGTGCTCTCACTTTGGACAGTTTTTAACTTCAGGTCTCTCTTGTGATAATTCAACAAGCAAGTGAGCAAACCACAGTTTATGAACTATTTCTTACCAGTGGTCTTTAGCTGGGAGACTTacgtatttttaaatgttcatgaATGTTAAACATTCATGTTTAATTACTGTAATTCCTTAACAAGTATTAACTTAATGTTTCATGTAATGtttaaaagatatattttttttaaagtgttatttctggaatgttttaaaaatgccttgGTCTAAGCATGGATGTgaaaagatgaacaaaaaatacttttactatGCTTCTTGGTTTAAAAACAATCACCCCTTCTCCTCAAAggtgccagccagcagcaaagaGTGATTATTCAGTCTCTGTTGCAAGTACCTTAGGGTTTCTTTCCAGTGTATCTTCAGTCTGATACAGCATCACCTCTTGTCCTGAGGCTGACAGATTAACCCACACCTGCAGACAGGGGTAAGGAAAGGTATCCCCATCCTCTGAGCCTTCGCTGTTTGGGCAGAGTGCTTTATCCTTGATGTTGGCTTTGAGTACCTGGCACACACTTTCTGTTGTCCACAcactacaaaaccaaaacaaaaagtgttGCTTTTAAATGTGTTGACAGTGTATGTTATGGGCCACATGCTGGATATACATCTGTGTGCGCCAGCTGTAGGTGTGGTATGGGTGAGCTCACGGCTGCTCCCTTCTGGGGCCCTGCACTTTGCCTTCTCTGAACCGACGGCTGGGCCAGGGGAAATGGCGCCATAGGAAGGCAgttcttttgttgttgctgtttgttaCACGTTCTGCGGTTTGAAGTCAGATTCTAACCTGATCTGTAATCAGCTTCAAGTGTTATTcgagaaagaaaaattaatatggaTTTTAATGTTTGGTAGTAAATATTTGGAAGCACAGTACACTTGAtgtctcagaaatattttgactaATCTCACTCAATTCTCAGAACTCAGATTAGCTCCCATGTTTcccctgccttttcttccttacGCGAACCTTTTGCATGAATAAGTAGCAGGGTTCTGTCGGACAAAAGTGGGGGTTttgaggtcttttttttttgggttttttttgtttgttttttctgttgcttatcCCTTTTTCTCAAGGATTACTGTTAGCATACCAGCTTTTGCTTACAGCAGTACACTTCGGTGgcaaaaaatgtaaacaaatagTCTCACTCAAGTTCTTAAACTAATCTTTTtacatgcaaatatattttgtaatgtaATCAGGaggctggaaaataaataagcgtaaattactgttttaaagatAAAGTTTTTCAAGCGTTTTTGAGCTTAAAGGTGCGCTTAGTAAGAAGAATGAGATGGATGTACTTTATCAAAATCTTCAAGCATGAAAAACTGAGCTGCACtcttgttgctttgttttgttgcaaATTGATTTTGTGTGTGGAGACAGaacttgcaaaacaaaataaaaatatgagtAACAGTAACTTCATCAGCATTCATTGTATTCTGCAACATTTGCTGTGGTAGACTGGGCTGTTGGAGGATGGCTGATTTGGAAATAAGCTACTGATTCTCAACTGAACAATTTTACTGTGACTTTTATGCTCAAGTTTTtatagttttattaaaaaacacacaccctCCTGCacatggaaaagcttttttaaattattttttttattattattaatccAAGATTTAGTTTTCCATTATTGAGCTTTGATAGTCATggctggtttttattttacatgttttcatagtaaatgttttggtttagtccaggggtcctcaaaccttttaaccagggggccggtgcacggatgaagtggcaggcagccagttccccccaacccccggcgggggggttctgtaaatactgggggccggattgaggaccctggggggctgtatccagcccgcgggccatagtttgaggacccctggtttagtCTATTCTTACTCTGGCTCTGAAGGTGAtcattccctctttcttttgcttACCTGTGAATGCTCAATGACTTCTTGGCTCAcctatttctttcttgtttcttctgtcttAAATTCTTATGAGGTCTTCAAGAACATACTGTTTATTTATTGTACAACATACTACCATATATTTTGGCACTGTTTCAATAATTGTAtttgacaggaaaaagaaatagctttgtattcataaacaaaTGTCTGTCATTACCTTTTAGTGTAGAATGGCACAATGGTGATCCCAATAAAAAAGTACATCATCATGGAGCACGCAACCATTCCCAGTCCCAGGCACAGGGCTCTTGTCTCCCCTCGCTTCTGTGCAGTCACCAACTTTTTTCCCAACATGATTTAGAGTTGTGTAATCTGAACAATCTCTTCCTGGtataaaacaaaatagagaaaggagagggaaaacaggACTAGGATTGGCTATAAGTATCGCAGTTCTGTAATAAGTTTCTGGAATATAATGTATCCCGTGGAGGAACAGtccattttttcaaaaaatagattttttcaaaaaaagttacCGTGTCTTTTATTATCAGTAGActtcctttttactttctgaTATTTACCATATAGTACTCcaaaatgtatgtgtgtgtggaggaTGGGAGTTAAGGGGTAGGAAAACCTGATTATCTTGTGGGAGAGTTCTGTTAACAGCCTGATTGTCCTCAGCCTTAATTCCATCTTTTTTACGTCGTTGCTTCTCTGAAGTAAGAGGTATTGTGTTGTGTATTGGTAAAGGCTGCATGAAGGGAAAATCTTCCCACAGCAGAATCCTTTTTACGTTATGTCTTTTGTTCTGGATTAGTCTGAAAGGGGTTGTCTTATTTTGAAAgagctgaaataatttaaaatttagcaTTTGAGAGGCTGGGTTCTGACTTCTGCATGTTTGTTATTTGGCCTTGCCTGTTCAAGGATGCTCAAAACTTGATGTCCAGTCAAATAGTggagaaaagctgtgttttctagATGTGAAGCCACCAAACACGATGCAATAGGAttagaaaaaagagaagttaaaCCTGCTGTATTTCTCACCATAAGTACGGGGTCAGGACTGCTGCTGGCACTAAGGGAAGAGTGCAAACTGCAAAGTGTTGGTGTAACACCAGGGGAACACTCAATCAGAGTTGTCTGAACCTGAGCTCAGGAGAGCCTGGCATttccccccagctcccttgccaaatagcattttaaattatcttgCTAATGTTTTGATAAAGagaatctgaaaataattgctGTGAATCCATAAGCCATTAAATCATTACAACTGATAGAAAGGATTAATACATAAATGAGGATAACATTCACAGAGTTCAGCCTATCACCAGAATCTGTTGAACTGACAGCTGTTAACTGAAGGTTCATGAGGTTctgttttttccaagaaaacatGGTGCAAGCCATAGTTATGGCAAACGACAAGACT
The DNA window shown above is from Falco naumanni isolate bFalNau1 chromosome 8, bFalNau1.pat, whole genome shotgun sequence and carries:
- the KCNMB1 gene encoding calcium-activated potassium channel subunit beta-1, whose product is MLGKKLVTAQKRGETRALCLGLGMVACSMMMYFFIGITIVPFYTKSVWTTESVCQVLKANIKDKALCPNSEGSEDGDTFPYPCLQVWVNLSASGQEVMLYQTEDTLERNPKCSYVPGKSENSKEVKARIEIIASNFKKYQTFPCYYDPGGTQTNVILSRLYPPKGLLFAFLWPTLMFTGGCLIIVLVKISQYFSVLSARQ